The genomic region GGTCACCTGCACCGGCCCGGCGACATACTCCGGTCCGTTGCCGCTGCCCCCTGAGCAGTCGACGTCGCTCGCGATCGGCACGCACCCGCTGTAGTTGGGATCGCAGCCACCGGTGCTGGTCTCCTCGGCGGCCTTCTTGGTGCCGATGGTGGTCACTTCGGCCACCGGCTGCCGGGAGACCACCCGGCGTACCAGCCGCTTGCGTACCTGGACGCCGTTCTTCGACGTCACCTCGTACGTGAGCCGCTGGACGCCGGCCCTGCCTTTGGTGGTGACCACCCGTTCCCCGCTCTCGAGCGACGCGTCCTTCTCCGTCACCCGCCGGAACGCCACCGCCCGCGTCTCCACCACCAGCCGCCGGACAAGAACCGGCGCACTGGGCCGCACCGGCTGCGCCGCCTTGCTCGGCGGCGACTCCGGCACCGGGCTCGACGGCGTACTCGGCGGCGGGTTCGACGGCGTACTGGTCGGCGCCCGGCTCACCGGAGCGGCGGCCGGCACCGCCGATCCGGCCGCGGACGGATCACCGCCACTCTCCGCGGCACAACCCCCGACCAGCCCGGCC from Kribbella flavida DSM 17836 harbors:
- a CDS encoding G5 domain-containing protein, which translates into the protein MRGGWVVVVVGLAGLVGGCAAESGGDPSAAGSAVPAAAPVSRAPTSTPSNPPPSTPSSPVPESPPSKAAQPVRPSAPVLVRRLVVETRAVAFRRVTEKDASLESGERVVTTKGRAGVQRLTYEVTSKNGVQVRKRLVRRVVSRQPVAEVTTIGTKKAAEETSTGGCDPNYSGCVPIASDVDCSGGSGNGPEYVAGPVQVTGSDVYRLDADNDGIGCED